In Candidatus Omnitrophota bacterium, a genomic segment contains:
- a CDS encoding Rrf2 family transcriptional regulator, translated as MLSLSQTAGYAILALSCLNDPDEEWVLEKTIANETGIARPYLSKILYGLARAGLIVSKRGYKGGLTLARPAIEISILDVSNAVDGDEWWKKCLLGLPQCSDERPCPIHDFWAAIRPKIVAKFQSFSLAEVREFRKRGWRLS; from the coding sequence ATGCTTTCGCTTTCGCAAACCGCCGGTTACGCCATTCTCGCTTTGAGCTGCCTGAACGATCCAGACGAGGAATGGGTGCTGGAAAAAACCATCGCCAACGAGACCGGCATCGCCCGGCCTTATCTCTCCAAAATCCTGTACGGCTTGGCGCGGGCGGGATTGATCGTCTCCAAGCGGGGCTACAAAGGCGGCCTGACGCTCGCGCGTCCCGCCATAGAAATCTCCATCCTCGACGTCTCCAACGCCGTCGATGGCGACGAGTGGTGGAAAAAATGCCTGCTGGGTTTGCCCCAATGCTCGGACGAGCGCCCTTGTCCCATTCACGATTTTTGGGCGGCGATCCGCCCCAAGATCGTAGCCAAATTCCAATCGTTCTCGCTGGCGGAAGTGCGGGAATTCAGAAAAAGAGGATGGCGGCTTTCGTAA